A window of Microbispora hainanensis genomic DNA:
GTCCACACGATCGCCGAGCGGGCCCGCTCGCTCGGCCAGCTCATGGACCACCTGCTGCTCGGCGCGCGGGCCGGCGCGGAGGAGCTGAAGGTCAGGGTCGAGCCCTTCGATCTGGCCGCCCGGGTGCGCGCGGCGACGCTCGGACTGCCGGTCCTGTCCGACCGCCACCGGCTGGAGGTGGACATCCCGCCCGATCTCCCCCTGGTGTACGGGGACGCTCTGGCCACCGACATCCTCCTCGCCCAGTTGCTGGAGAACGCGTTCAAGTACTCCCCCGACGGCGGCCTGATCCGGGTCGAGGCGTGGCCGGAGGACGACCGGGTCGTGCTGGTGGTGGACGACGAGGGAGTGGGCATCGCGGAGGGCGACCGGGAGCGGATCTTCGAGCGGTTCGTCCAGGCCGACAGCGGCAACCGGCGCAGGTTCGGCGGGGTCGGGCTCGGGCTCTACATCGTGCGCAACCTCGCCCGCGCCCAGGGGGGAGACGTCGCCGCGCTGCCCCGATCGGGTGGGGGAACCCGGATGCGCCTGGTGTTGAACTCCGCAGGATCTTCATCCTGATAAGACAGATCGGAGCGTGGCGTCACCACTTAAGCACTGAACTATTGTCCAATGTGCACAAGCTGTGATCCGGGGCACGGTTTCCCGGCCGAGTTAGCGGGGCATTTCGGTCGTACTGGCTTGTGCAGCAGAAACGGGGGGAACGGGGAGGTGAGTGCGTCGAGCGTCGTGATGCTGCCGTACGCACCGTCGAGCGTCGCCGTCGCACGTCAGCGCCTCAGCGCCGATCTTTCGAACGCGGGGTTGCTCGCCTCGGCCGTCGACGACGTCGTTCTGATCATGAGCGAACTGCTGAGCAACGCGCTGCGCCATGCCCACCCTCTCCCGTCCGGGCAGCTCAAAGTGGCGTGGCTCTGCTCGGACACCCAGGTCGAGGTGGCCGTGAGCGACGGAGGCGCGTGTACGGAACCCCGTGCGGGCCGCCCGACCCTGTCGTCCCTCGGCGGCCGTGGACTCGGCATCGTCGAATACCTGGCCGAGCGCTGGGGGGTCAGGCACGACGAGGAGGCGACCACCGTCTGGGCCGTCGTCCCCGCCTCATGGCCCGCCCGAAACGGACATCACGAGATGTCCGAAACCCCCGTACTGCGCGAAGTCGTCTGAAACACCCCCGCCCACCACGCCCTCCGTCACCCCCGGTTACCGACTTGCCCCCGTCGCCGCCCCCCGCTACGGCTTGCCCCCGTCGCCACGACGGGCCCCGGTCGGCTACGCCGCGCCTCTCGCCCACTACTGCCTGCCGTGGCCGCTGCACTGCGCACCTGCCGACGCGGTGTGCCTCCCGGCATTGTGCTGGGCTCCCGTCGTTATGCCGCGATCCCGTCCGCAGGCCGTCCCCGCCGGCGTCCCCGGCCGTCCCGGGCATGTATGCGTCG
This region includes:
- a CDS encoding ATP-binding protein codes for the protein MSASSVVMLPYAPSSVAVARQRLSADLSNAGLLASAVDDVVLIMSELLSNALRHAHPLPSGQLKVAWLCSDTQVEVAVSDGGACTEPRAGRPTLSSLGGRGLGIVEYLAERWGVRHDEEATTVWAVVPASWPARNGHHEMSETPVLREVV